In Streptococcus uberis, a single window of DNA contains:
- a CDS encoding glucosaminidase domain-containing protein: protein MMTLVIMFQPQAKNKSVSAETLASGQTQAFINQIAGTASQIAAERDLYASVMIAQAVLESSSGQSGLSQAPYYNFFGIKGSYNGGSVTMKTWEDDGLGNPYEIDQAFRAYPSIYDSLYDYANLLSSPTYVGARRSNTLSYQDATAALTGLYATDTSYNVKLNAIIQNYGLTAYDVVNPAVATSTTDVPSDSVATVDTSQYVWNKHRGSYTDTSTLAQDDAWSLFIKGY from the coding sequence ATGATGACACTTGTCATAATGTTCCAACCACAAGCAAAAAATAAGAGTGTATCTGCTGAAACCCTAGCTTCAGGGCAAACACAAGCATTTATCAATCAAATCGCGGGTACTGCAAGCCAAATCGCAGCTGAACGAGATTTATATGCGTCAGTCATGATTGCCCAAGCGGTTTTAGAATCTAGTAGTGGCCAATCAGGTTTAAGTCAGGCGCCATATTATAATTTTTTTGGGATTAAAGGAAGTTATAATGGTGGCTCAGTTACAATGAAAACTTGGGAAGATGATGGATTGGGAAATCCTTATGAAATTGATCAGGCTTTCCGTGCCTATCCAAGTATTTATGATTCCCTTTATGATTATGCTAATTTGTTAAGTTCACCAACTTATGTCGGAGCAAGACGATCTAATACCTTATCTTACCAAGATGCAACAGCTGCTTTAACGGGATTATATGCAACAGATACTTCCTATAATGTTAAATTGAATGCCATTATACAAAATTATGGCTTGACAGCATATGATGTTGTTAATCCTGCAGTTGCAACTTCCACAACAGATGTCCCTAGTGATAGTGTTGCAACTGTTGATACTAGCCAATACGTTTGGAACAAACACAGAGGAAGTTACACAGATACTAGCACTTTAGCACAAGACGATGCTTGGTCTCTTTTCATAAAAGGCTATTAA